One genomic segment of Camelus ferus isolate YT-003-E chromosome 19, BCGSAC_Cfer_1.0, whole genome shotgun sequence includes these proteins:
- the SYS1 gene encoding protein SYS1 homolog isoform X3, whose translation MAGQFRSYVWDPLLILSQIVLMQTVYYGSLGLWLALVDGLVRSSPSLDQMFDAEILGFSTPPGRLSTMSFVLNALTWS comes from the exons ATGGCGGGCCAGTTCCGCAGCTACGTGTGGGACCCGTTGCTGATCCTGTCGCAGATCGTCCTCATGCAGACCGTCTATTACGGCTCGCTGGGCCTTTGGCTGGCGCTGGTGGACGGGCTGGTGCGCAGCAGCCCCTCGCTGGACCAGATGTTCGACGCCGAG ATCCTGGGCTTTTCCACCCCTCCTGGCCGGCTTTCCACGATGTCCTTCGTCCTCAACGCCCTCACCTG